Proteins co-encoded in one Hymenobacter swuensis DY53 genomic window:
- a CDS encoding TonB family protein, translating into MVTASRLLALGLLLLAAATACAQNSYNWWDARPPAPVTSPPRPARKPAPVAPSSAIVVVIDSLPLTTGKYTYVEVMPAFPGGTESMLNFLRKNLQRPRGPRQHGRILVNLIVSTTGEVTEVQVAPVHGLSPAYDAAAVECVRRLPRFKPGHREGKPVATALTLPVIF; encoded by the coding sequence ATGGTTACTGCCTCCCGCCTCTTGGCCCTCGGATTACTGCTGCTGGCAGCTGCCACGGCTTGCGCCCAGAACTCCTACAACTGGTGGGATGCCCGCCCACCCGCGCCGGTAACGTCCCCGCCCCGGCCGGCCCGCAAGCCGGCTCCCGTTGCTCCTTCCTCCGCTATTGTAGTAGTCATCGACTCGCTACCGCTTACCACAGGCAAGTACACGTACGTGGAGGTGATGCCAGCCTTCCCAGGTGGGACGGAGAGCATGCTGAACTTTCTCCGCAAAAACCTGCAGCGCCCCCGCGGGCCGCGGCAGCACGGGCGGATACTAGTGAACCTGATAGTGTCCACTACGGGTGAGGTTACTGAGGTGCAGGTAGCACCGGTGCATGGTCTCTCCCCGGCCTACGATGCGGCGGCCGTGGAGTGCGTGCGCCGGCTGCCCCGGTTCAAACCAGGCCACCGTGAGGGCAAGCCGGTAGCCACGGCCCTTACCCTTCCGGTAATTTTCTGA
- a CDS encoding polyprenyl synthetase family protein, producing the protein MDLSFFSQYLATGLAGISYGEQPANLYEPIRYIMGLGGKRIRPLLTLLGAHLFTDDLAPVVKPALATEVFHNFTLLHDDLMDQAPLRRGQATVHEKWNPNVAILSGDVMLVRAYELFLDVPPHLLAHVLRRFSQTAAEVCEGQQWDMDFETETEVSIAQYLDMIRLKTAVLLGFALELGALLGGASLADADHLRQFGVGIGLAFQLRDDLLDVYGDAATFGKRVGGDIVSDKKTYLLLTAQAQAGAAQRATLARHIGQPVLDAEAKVQAVRAIYDELEIRPQTEALINDYFLDALQHLERVTAPEMRKQPLHQLALQLLEREQ; encoded by the coding sequence GTGGACCTTTCCTTCTTTAGCCAGTACCTTGCTACCGGCCTCGCCGGCATTTCCTACGGCGAGCAGCCTGCCAACCTGTATGAACCCATCCGCTACATTATGGGGCTGGGCGGCAAGCGCATCCGACCCCTTCTTACTCTGCTCGGTGCCCACCTGTTCACCGACGACCTCGCGCCCGTAGTGAAGCCCGCGCTGGCCACTGAGGTCTTCCACAACTTCACCCTGCTTCACGATGACCTGATGGACCAAGCTCCTTTGCGCCGGGGCCAAGCCACCGTGCATGAGAAGTGGAACCCCAACGTGGCCATCCTGAGCGGCGACGTGATGCTGGTGCGGGCCTACGAGCTGTTCCTGGACGTGCCCCCGCACCTGCTGGCCCATGTGCTGCGCCGCTTCTCGCAGACCGCCGCCGAGGTGTGCGAAGGCCAGCAGTGGGACATGGATTTTGAAACCGAAACCGAGGTCAGCATTGCGCAGTACCTGGATATGATCCGGCTGAAGACGGCCGTGCTGCTGGGCTTTGCGCTGGAGTTGGGCGCCCTGCTGGGCGGTGCTTCCCTAGCCGATGCCGACCACCTGCGCCAGTTCGGGGTGGGCATCGGGCTGGCCTTCCAGCTGCGCGACGACCTGCTGGACGTGTATGGCGACGCGGCCACCTTTGGCAAGCGGGTAGGGGGCGACATCGTGAGCGACAAGAAAACCTACCTGCTGCTCACCGCTCAGGCCCAGGCTGGCGCTGCCCAGCGCGCTACGCTTGCCCGCCACATCGGCCAGCCCGTGCTGGATGCCGAAGCCAAGGTGCAGGCAGTGCGCGCCATCTACGACGAGCTCGAAATTCGCCCCCAGACGGAAGCTCTCATCAACGACTACTTCTTGGATGCCTTGCAGCACTTAGAGCGCGTGACGGCCCCCGAAATGCGCAAGCAGCCCCTGCACCAACTGGCCCTGCAGCTGCTGGAACGCGAACAGTAG
- a CDS encoding rhomboid family intramembrane serine protease, whose protein sequence is MELTPTLVLTVLTAGISLYAWSKPELLDSWILDPYRVKRSNDWYRFITSGFLHADFGHLLFNMIAFFSFGQTVEYIFLQLFGPTNGVLFFLLLYLGGIVVSDIPTYLRHRDDPNYRSLGASGGVASVIFSAILFNPMGGIRIFPIPVDIPSFIFGFLYLAYSYYMGRRRGDNINHDAHFYGALYGIILTFILLPRVGGFFWDQIRNSGMLNI, encoded by the coding sequence ATGGAATTAACTCCCACGCTGGTGCTGACGGTACTTACCGCCGGCATCTCCCTATACGCTTGGTCGAAACCCGAGCTGCTGGATAGCTGGATTCTGGACCCCTACCGCGTGAAGCGCAGCAACGACTGGTACCGCTTCATCACCTCGGGCTTTTTGCACGCCGATTTCGGGCACCTGCTGTTCAATATGATTGCCTTCTTCTCCTTTGGGCAGACGGTGGAGTATATCTTTCTGCAGCTGTTCGGGCCCACCAACGGGGTGTTGTTTTTCCTGTTGCTGTATCTGGGTGGCATTGTGGTGTCGGACATTCCCACCTACCTGCGCCACCGCGACGACCCCAACTACCGCAGCCTCGGGGCTTCGGGTGGAGTGGCCTCAGTTATCTTTTCAGCCATCCTGTTTAACCCCATGGGTGGCATCCGCATCTTCCCCATTCCGGTTGACATTCCCAGCTTCATCTTCGGCTTCCTGTACCTGGCTTACTCCTACTACATGGGCCGCCGTCGGGGCGACAACATCAACCACGATGCGCACTTCTACGGAGCGCTGTATGGTATCATCCTGACATTCATTCTGTTACCGAGAGTTGGTGGCTTCTTCTGGGACCAAATCCGCAATTCTGGAATGTTAAATATTTGA
- a CDS encoding PLD nuclease N-terminal domain-containing protein, producing the protein MNKLIFLTNRIPAFALLLSVLTLPLLTACGSGRRSDGSLTIAGVFYLILAVAAFLSLIKQDWSIGKKIVWGLIIWFFPFGGSIIYFLFSGRK; encoded by the coding sequence ATGAATAAGCTCATCTTCCTCACCAACCGCATTCCGGCTTTTGCGCTGTTGCTCTCAGTTCTTACGCTGCCTTTGCTGACGGCCTGCGGCAGTGGCCGCCGCTCGGATGGTTCTCTTACCATTGCCGGTGTTTTCTACCTCATTCTCGCTGTTGCTGCCTTCCTGAGTCTGATCAAGCAGGATTGGTCTATTGGCAAGAAAATCGTCTGGGGTCTGATCATTTGGTTCTTCCCCTTCGGTGGTTCTATTATTTACTTCCTGTTTTCCGGACGTAAGTAA
- a CDS encoding glycerophosphodiester phosphodiesterase family protein: MHTILPYPQIHGHRGCRGLLPENTLPAFRRAVEIGVEVIELDVVISADEQVVVSHEPWMSATICRQPDGRPILPAEQTRHNLYSLSYADIRAYDCGLTQHPGFPSQQPQPAAKPLLREVVSELDKLAWTLGRPAVRYSVEIKSSPAYEPGFQPPPARFLELVLAELQTTGILGRTTLLCFDTRVLRLAYEQLPEMPLCLLVEDTRPLHMHLAELGFQPHIYGPDFRLLTPELAASLRTLGIGLVPWTVNEPADLRRMLQLHPTGITTDYPDRLMALRSAV, encoded by the coding sequence ATGCATACAATACTTCCCTATCCGCAAATACACGGGCACCGCGGCTGCCGCGGACTGCTCCCCGAAAATACCTTGCCGGCTTTCCGCCGGGCCGTTGAAATAGGGGTGGAAGTGATAGAACTGGACGTGGTCATTTCCGCCGATGAGCAGGTGGTCGTATCTCATGAGCCGTGGATGTCGGCCACTATCTGCCGCCAGCCCGATGGTCGTCCTATCCTGCCCGCTGAGCAGACCCGGCACAACCTCTACAGCCTGTCGTACGCTGATATCCGCGCGTATGATTGCGGCCTTACCCAACACCCCGGTTTCCCCTCGCAGCAGCCGCAACCCGCGGCCAAACCACTACTGCGGGAGGTAGTGTCGGAGCTGGATAAACTGGCTTGGACACTAGGCCGTCCGGCGGTGCGCTACAGTGTGGAAATCAAAAGCAGCCCTGCCTATGAGCCCGGCTTCCAACCGCCGCCGGCCCGGTTCCTGGAGCTCGTGTTAGCCGAACTTCAGACCACTGGAATTTTGGGCCGAACCACGCTGCTCTGCTTTGATACCCGGGTCCTCCGGCTGGCCTATGAGCAGCTGCCAGAGATGCCCCTGTGTTTGCTTGTAGAGGATACCCGCCCTCTGCATATGCACCTCGCTGAGCTAGGGTTTCAGCCCCACATCTACGGCCCGGATTTTCGTCTGTTGACTCCAGAACTGGCGGCCTCACTACGTACCCTGGGCATTGGCCTCGTGCCCTGGACCGTGAACGAGCCGGCTGATCTACGGCGCATGTTGCAGCTGCATCCTACCGGCATCACCACCGACTATCCGGACCGTTTGATGGCCCTTCGGTCAGCGGTATAA
- a CDS encoding helix-turn-helix domain-containing protein, which translates to MKQIVHIYISSDYYTFPPMSHQGEILQEVIKNSGISITRIVDELGITRPTIYRKFKDETLDYNFVKRIGEIIGHDFSQDFTSLHQVVLPFSVTPVSHGVSVMSDKGVTHKSTVTPMIESDSLKQLMQLQQKYIALLEAYNELLLKVYGPK; encoded by the coding sequence ATGAAACAGATTGTACATATTTACATAAGTTCAGATTATTACACGTTTCCCCCTATGTCACATCAAGGTGAAATACTGCAGGAAGTCATCAAAAACAGCGGAATTTCCATTACGCGTATCGTGGACGAATTGGGTATTACACGTCCCACCATATACCGTAAGTTCAAGGATGAAACACTTGATTACAACTTCGTAAAGCGTATTGGGGAAATAATCGGACACGACTTTTCGCAGGATTTTACATCATTGCATCAGGTGGTGTTGCCGTTTTCTGTTACACCAGTGTCACATGGTGTATCTGTAATGTCTGACAAAGGTGTAACACATAAATCAACTGTTACACCGATGATTGAGTCGGATAGTCTAAAACAGCTAATGCAGCTTCAGCAGAAGTATATTGCCTTGCTAGAAGCCTATAATGAACTGTTGCTAAAAGTGTACGGACCTAAGTAA
- a CDS encoding acyl-CoA thioesterase, translating into MSADHLPAYRPVSHSRVTLTELMIPSYANFGGKIHGGILLSLMDKVAYAAASKHAGTYCVTVSVDGVNFLQPVEVGELVSLLASVNYVGRTSLLVGIKVIAEDVRSGSVKHTNTCYFTMVAKDDEGRPSQVPGLLLETPDDTRRFLEAIKRREFKEQYRQEFDNARSILALEEQQHLLEKERCQLGY; encoded by the coding sequence ATGTCTGCTGACCACCTGCCTGCTTACCGCCCGGTGTCTCATTCCCGGGTTACGCTTACCGAGTTGATGATTCCTTCCTACGCCAACTTTGGGGGTAAGATCCACGGAGGAATTCTTCTCTCTCTCATGGACAAGGTAGCCTACGCGGCGGCCTCCAAACATGCCGGAACCTACTGCGTCACGGTGAGTGTGGATGGGGTGAATTTCTTGCAGCCGGTAGAGGTAGGGGAGTTGGTTTCGTTACTGGCTTCGGTGAACTATGTGGGCCGAACGTCCCTCCTTGTCGGCATCAAGGTAATTGCCGAAGACGTGCGTAGCGGGTCGGTCAAACATACTAACACCTGCTACTTCACGATGGTCGCTAAGGATGATGAAGGCCGGCCCAGCCAGGTGCCCGGCTTGCTCCTGGAAACCCCTGATGATACCCGCCGCTTTCTGGAAGCCATCAAGCGCCGTGAGTTCAAGGAGCAGTACCGCCAGGAGTTTGATAATGCCCGCTCCATCCTGGCCCTGGAGGAGCAGCAGCACTTATTGGAAAAGGAGCGGTGCCAGTTGGGCTACTAG
- a CDS encoding DUF721 domain-containing protein: protein MALKKPHSSENSRQSDIVPLRDGIKALLRVYRLQGKLNEVTVVASWEKVMGKAVAMKTQQVYVSNNKLFVRLSSAPLKHELFMAKTRVLENLNAEVGEDIIKEVVFL, encoded by the coding sequence ATGGCGCTTAAAAAACCACATTCCTCCGAAAATTCACGCCAGTCCGATATTGTTCCACTAAGGGATGGTATTAAGGCACTATTGCGCGTTTATCGGCTCCAGGGCAAACTCAACGAGGTAACAGTAGTGGCTAGTTGGGAGAAGGTAATGGGTAAGGCCGTGGCCATGAAAACCCAGCAGGTATACGTGAGCAACAACAAGCTGTTTGTACGGCTTTCATCCGCTCCGCTCAAGCACGAACTGTTCATGGCCAAGACTCGGGTACTGGAAAACCTCAACGCCGAAGTCGGCGAGGACATCATAAAGGAAGTCGTATTCCTATAG
- the recF gene encoding DNA replication/repair protein RecF (All proteins in this family for which functions are known are DNA-binding proteins that assist the filamentation of RecA onto DNA for the initiation of recombination or recombinational repair.) yields MNLESLHLLFFKNYEEANLSFSAHINCFVGDNGSGKTNLLDAIHYLSLTKSAFTVSDAQSIKQGEELFVVRGRFRPAPDEKPETIQCSLRQGQKKTVTHDKQAYERVSDHIGRYPVVLISPYDTDLIRQGSEERRKYFDSLLSQLDHTYLEQLIRYTHLLKQRNSLLKLAADRQAGYDRDYLLVLDEQLAPVGEQLVQRRQEFLTEFEPIFQRHYEQLADAREVVTLTYKSELPGADFLKLLRLNERKDLTLQRTTTGPHRDDFTFLMDELPVKGYGSQGQQKSFAIALKLAQFEILAAHKQQKPLLLLDDIFDRLDEKRITRLMQLVANHTFGQIFLTDTHLERTDRVLADLSEDIRRFRVELGSVQPL; encoded by the coding sequence ATGAACCTCGAAAGCCTCCATCTGCTGTTCTTCAAAAACTACGAAGAAGCCAATCTGAGCTTCTCCGCCCACATCAACTGCTTTGTGGGTGACAACGGCAGCGGCAAGACGAATCTGCTCGACGCAATCCACTACCTCTCCCTCACTAAGAGTGCCTTTACGGTTTCCGACGCCCAGAGTATTAAGCAGGGCGAAGAGCTGTTTGTGGTGCGGGGGCGCTTCCGTCCCGCACCCGACGAAAAGCCTGAAACCATTCAGTGCAGTCTACGTCAGGGCCAGAAGAAAACCGTAACCCACGACAAGCAGGCTTACGAGCGGGTATCGGACCATATTGGGCGGTACCCGGTGGTGCTTATCTCGCCCTACGATACTGACCTGATCCGGCAGGGCAGCGAGGAACGGCGCAAGTATTTCGACAGCCTCCTCTCCCAACTCGACCACACGTATCTGGAGCAGCTAATCCGGTACACGCACCTGCTGAAGCAGCGCAATTCCCTGCTCAAGCTGGCCGCTGACCGCCAAGCCGGTTACGACCGGGACTACCTATTAGTGCTGGATGAGCAGCTGGCCCCCGTGGGCGAGCAGCTAGTGCAGCGGCGGCAAGAATTTCTCACGGAATTCGAGCCCATCTTCCAGCGTCACTATGAGCAGCTAGCCGATGCCCGCGAGGTCGTGACTCTTACCTATAAGAGTGAGCTGCCGGGAGCCGACTTCCTGAAACTGCTTCGTCTGAATGAGCGCAAGGACCTCACGCTGCAACGCACTACCACCGGCCCCCACCGTGATGACTTCACGTTTCTTATGGATGAGCTACCGGTAAAAGGGTATGGCTCGCAGGGGCAGCAGAAGTCGTTTGCCATTGCCCTCAAGCTGGCGCAGTTTGAAATCCTGGCCGCGCACAAGCAGCAAAAGCCGCTGCTGCTCCTCGATGACATCTTCGACCGACTAGATGAGAAGCGCATCACCCGCCTTATGCAGCTGGTAGCCAATCATACCTTCGGCCAGATTTTCCTGACCGATACTCACCTGGAGCGCACCGACCGGGTACTGGCCGACCTCTCCGAAGATATCCGCCGGTTCCGGGTAGAGTTGGGAAGTGTGCAGCCGCTTTAG
- the pdhA gene encoding pyruvate dehydrogenase (acetyl-transferring) E1 component subunit alpha, with protein MAETKVKAAPKASNSTKKSSAPKAAPKGKAAATKTAKQPDPVLPPSTEEGKAATGTPKATSPAQPEFSKETYLTWYEQMQLMRKFEEKAGQLYGQQKIKGFCHLYIGQEACVAGAVSALTKDDKWITAYRDHAHPLALGTSPNAIMAELYAKATGCSKGKGGSMHMFDKEVNFIGGHGIVGAQVPMGAGIGFAEKYNKTGNLCICYMGDGAVRQGALHEAFNMAMLWKLPVIFVVENNGYAMGTSVQRTSNVTELHHIGRGYDMPSEPVNAMNVEDVHNAVARAAERARAGEGPTFLEFKTYRYKGHSMSDPAKYRTKEELEDYRSRDAIEAVRHTILTHNMATEEDLAAIDEKIKGQVAESVEFAENSPFPTADELYKDVYVQQDYPYIRD; from the coding sequence ATGGCGGAGACGAAAGTAAAGGCTGCCCCCAAGGCTTCCAATTCGACGAAGAAATCGTCGGCCCCGAAAGCGGCCCCCAAGGGGAAAGCTGCGGCTACTAAAACAGCCAAGCAGCCCGATCCGGTATTGCCTCCTTCCACTGAGGAAGGCAAGGCAGCTACGGGAACTCCTAAAGCAACGAGCCCGGCCCAGCCGGAGTTTTCGAAGGAAACCTACCTCACTTGGTATGAGCAGATGCAGCTCATGCGCAAGTTTGAGGAGAAGGCTGGTCAGCTGTACGGTCAACAGAAGATTAAAGGTTTCTGCCACCTCTACATAGGCCAGGAGGCCTGCGTAGCTGGTGCCGTGTCGGCCCTCACCAAGGACGACAAGTGGATTACTGCTTACCGTGACCATGCCCACCCGCTGGCCCTCGGTACTTCGCCCAACGCCATCATGGCCGAGCTCTATGCCAAAGCTACCGGTTGCTCTAAGGGCAAAGGCGGCTCCATGCACATGTTCGATAAGGAAGTAAACTTCATCGGTGGCCACGGCATCGTGGGGGCGCAGGTACCTATGGGTGCCGGCATCGGTTTCGCCGAGAAGTATAATAAGACGGGCAACCTGTGCATCTGCTATATGGGCGACGGTGCCGTTCGGCAGGGTGCCTTGCACGAAGCCTTCAACATGGCCATGCTGTGGAAGCTGCCGGTCATCTTCGTGGTGGAAAACAACGGCTACGCTATGGGTACCTCGGTACAGCGCACGTCCAACGTGACGGAACTGCACCACATTGGCCGTGGCTACGACATGCCCTCTGAGCCGGTGAATGCCATGAACGTAGAGGACGTGCATAATGCCGTGGCACGCGCCGCCGAGCGGGCCCGGGCCGGTGAAGGCCCTACCTTCCTCGAGTTTAAAACTTACCGCTACAAAGGTCATTCCATGAGCGACCCGGCCAAGTACCGCACCAAAGAGGAGCTGGAAGACTACCGCTCCCGCGACGCCATCGAAGCCGTACGCCACACCATCCTGACGCACAACATGGCTACCGAAGAGGACCTGGCGGCCATTGATGAGAAGATCAAAGGACAGGTGGCCGAGTCGGTGGAGTTTGCCGAGAACTCGCCCTTCCCTACAGCCGACGAGCTGTACAAGGACGTGTACGTACAACAGGACTACCCCTACATCCGCGACTAG
- a CDS encoding tetratricopeptide repeat protein has protein sequence MSKIPFTGKSQQARQQQQRVVSPDPTQPLEAYNPEHPLLEDPDALAIRLVESEDFVRRNKNVLLGLLAVVVLAVAGGFGYYLWRGSQDTKGQAALFQAVSYWEADSLQKAMKGDGRNLGLERVASEYSGTDAGNLANFYAGVAALKEGKNKEAIDYLEDFSSDDYLVQARAYSLLGDAHLEMNQAKEAADFYNKAANYNANEFFSPGYLLKEATAREAAKDYEGAITAYNKILTDYASAAEATEAKEYKARAEALAGK, from the coding sequence ATGTCGAAGATTCCGTTCACAGGCAAAAGCCAGCAAGCGCGTCAGCAGCAACAGCGCGTTGTCTCTCCTGACCCCACGCAGCCGCTGGAGGCGTACAACCCCGAGCATCCGCTGCTGGAAGACCCCGATGCCTTGGCTATTCGCCTGGTGGAATCGGAAGACTTCGTGCGGCGCAACAAGAACGTGCTGCTGGGTTTGCTGGCCGTGGTAGTACTGGCCGTGGCTGGTGGCTTCGGCTACTACCTGTGGCGAGGCTCCCAGGATACCAAAGGGCAAGCAGCCCTGTTCCAGGCGGTAAGCTATTGGGAAGCCGACTCTTTGCAGAAAGCCATGAAAGGCGACGGCCGCAACCTGGGGTTGGAGCGCGTGGCATCAGAGTACAGTGGCACCGACGCTGGTAACCTAGCCAACTTCTACGCCGGTGTGGCTGCTTTGAAAGAAGGCAAAAATAAAGAGGCCATCGACTACCTTGAAGACTTCAGTTCCGATGACTACTTGGTGCAGGCTCGAGCGTATTCCCTACTAGGTGATGCGCACCTGGAAATGAACCAGGCCAAAGAAGCCGCTGACTTCTATAACAAAGCCGCTAATTATAATGCTAACGAGTTCTTCTCGCCCGGCTACCTGCTGAAGGAAGCTACGGCCCGCGAAGCCGCTAAGGATTATGAAGGTGCCATTACGGCGTACAACAAAATCCTGACCGACTACGCTTCGGCGGCGGAGGCTACGGAAGCCAAGGAATACAAGGCCCGCGCCGAAGCCCTGGCTGGTAAATAA
- the ribH gene encoding 6,7-dimethyl-8-ribityllumazine synthase, which translates to MATSLKNLSDYTSDHFVDISEKRFGLVVAEWNREITDTLAQGAFDTLLKHGAKPENIFRNTVPGSFELTLGAQLLAQHEEIDAVICLGVVIQGETKHDDYICHAVASGITNVSLKFNKPVIFGLVTTNTLEQAWDRAGGKHGNKGVEGAVAAIHMLGF; encoded by the coding sequence ATGGCTACCTCTCTCAAAAATCTGAGCGACTATACTTCCGACCACTTCGTTGACATCAGCGAGAAACGCTTTGGGCTGGTGGTGGCCGAGTGGAACCGCGAAATCACCGACACCCTGGCCCAGGGCGCGTTCGACACGCTCCTCAAACACGGAGCCAAACCCGAGAACATCTTCCGCAACACGGTGCCCGGCAGCTTCGAACTGACGCTGGGGGCCCAGCTACTGGCCCAGCATGAGGAAATTGACGCGGTTATCTGCCTGGGTGTCGTTATCCAAGGCGAAACCAAGCATGATGACTATATCTGCCACGCGGTGGCCAGCGGCATCACCAACGTGAGCCTGAAGTTCAACAAGCCGGTCATCTTCGGGCTGGTGACCACCAACACACTGGAGCAGGCCTGGGACCGGGCCGGTGGCAAGCACGGTAACAAAGGTGTGGAAGGGGCAGTGGCTGCCATCCATATGCTGGGTTTCTAG
- a CDS encoding TraR/DksA family transcriptional regulator, translated as MSEAPLRYSREELAEFEQIIQDKVTAARKEVAFIKETLSRKNDTGTDNTASSSKVLEDGADTAEKESLNQLASRQMKFIQQLENALIRIKNGTYGVCIGTGKLIPKERLRAVPHTQHSIEAKMARRD; from the coding sequence ATGAGTGAAGCACCCCTACGCTATTCCAGGGAAGAACTGGCTGAGTTTGAGCAAATCATTCAGGACAAGGTCACGGCCGCCCGCAAGGAAGTAGCGTTTATCAAAGAAACCCTGAGCCGCAAAAACGATACCGGCACCGACAACACAGCTTCTTCTTCGAAGGTGCTGGAAGACGGAGCCGATACGGCCGAAAAGGAAAGCCTGAACCAGTTGGCCTCACGCCAGATGAAGTTCATCCAGCAGCTCGAAAACGCCCTGATCCGTATCAAGAATGGCACCTACGGTGTCTGCATTGGTACCGGCAAGCTGATTCCGAAGGAACGCCTGCGTGCCGTACCGCACACGCAGCATTCCATTGAAGCCAAGATGGCCCGCCGCGACTAA